The genomic DNA CCACAACACTCTGAACAAAGCAAAAACCTTTTCATTCAGGGTTGAAACAGTCTCCAAACAAACTCTAAACAGTCCAAAAACAAGGCCAGCCAGAGGTGAGATGGTGACCCCACTTGCCCCCCAAAACTGGGCAATTGGGGCAGGAAGTCAGACGTGTGTCCCTGTGCCCTGCTTCTTCAGGACTCTTCCCTGAAGAGTGAACCCCAAATTTGCTGTATCCCCCCAGGGCCCTACGGAACCTCCTCCACCCCCGACCCGTCTCTGCTGCAGCCAGTGAGTCTCTGCTCTTCCTGCTGTTCCCAAAGCACACCACCCCAGAGCACGTGGTAGGGACTTTGTTCTAGAAGATTTCTCTGCCTAGAATCTCTTCCTCAAATAGCCTCTTGGCTCCATCCCTCATTTCCTTCAACACTTGCCCAAATTTTGCTCTCACTGAGGCTCCTGCTTCCGTCCCACTTCTACCCCCATTACTTGAGTCCCCTCACCCTGTCCTGGGAGTTCTTTTTCTCCTAGCATTGATCACTTAACACACAATATCATTTCCTTATTCATGTTTATTGTCTAGAATAAATTGTCTGTCCCTGACTAGAATAGAAGTCTGCTTATTTTATTCCCAACTGTATCTCAAGCACACAAAACAAGCCCTAGTGTATCATAGGTatccaataaacatttgttgacttAATTCTATTTGATACATTGCATGGATAAGTAAGCTGagcaaagataaaatatattctgTAATAGATGGGCATTGGAGGAGaagtattttttaagttgaatttcTTGGGGGATCTACAAAGCCAGCAGAACTCTCTACCTGCTCCATGTATGAAGCTGGATTTAACCCCAAGATAAGGGGACAAGAGTTCTCAGAGGAACTGAAGTGTTCGTCTGAAGGTATCAAGGAAAGCAGAGTTCACGTCAGGAAAGGGCCCGCTGCCCACCAAGCCAACAGTCAGCCGGGGCCATTCTCCTTGTCCATGCTCCCCACATTGGGGCACCCCTGGCTACTTCCTCCGGGAGAGACACTCCCGTGGGCAGGAAAAGTCAACTGAGCTTCCTCCCAGGACCACCCACGAGACCGTGCACACTTACAAATTGTTGTGATGATGCTGCCATACTTGTAGCTGGTCCCATACAGAGACTTCAGGGCCTCAACAGCGGACTTAGCCACCTGATTCTGGAGAAAACGCCAAGCAAGATGACTTGTCACGGCCAGCAACCCCAGATCCCCCATAACCACAGTGCCAGGGTATCCTGGGGGCTGGCAGGGTGACCCAGGAGCACACGCCCTGCAGAAGCCCACCCCCAGCAGACAGCATGGAGCCCACTGGGCCTTGCAGGGTCAGTCTCAGGAACTCAGAAGCCCTATGATTCTGAGCTTATGGGCTGTCTGGCTGGTACGTCACTGCCCTTTGGTCATTCTGCAGCTCCAAGTGTGAACTTGTGGTCCTAGCTCAAAGTCCAGCCCTGCCCTTTGCTCTGTCATGTGACAAGAGTGACTGAAgcactctgtgcctcagcttcccaGGCGGAGAGTCTAATCAGCCTTGCTGGTCTTCCCAAGCCATCAGGGGTCCATGGGAGAAAGGGGTGCCAGGCACAGCGTAGGCCCTCGTGCCTTCAGCAGGTTTGATGGGCCCGCCCAAAGCTGCCTTTGGGATGCGAGGGCAAGCAGACCTCAGGTACATACCAGCTCAGTCTTGTCAGGGATTGATTGTGTTGTGTAGCCATAGGGATAGAGGAGGAGCTGGGAGTAGCTGTGGATGGAGAGGAAGGCCTTGAAGTTCCCATGGTCTTTCACAAAGTCCACGATGGACTTGACCTCCACTTCAGAATTGGCATACTTGCCATGATAAGTCTCcgagcaggggctgctgctggctCCTGCCTctgtgggaggggagagaggagagctgGCATTCTTTATACCTGAGTAGTTGGTTTCCAGGGGCTTCTGGTCTTTGCACGAGGTGAGATGTACGAGGCCTAACCCCCACCCTGGATAAGGAAAGGGCAGAGGCCTTTTATAACCTGGGGGTCCtgggcctccctccccagccaaACTTGGACAGAGCTGATGAACACACCCAGAGAGGTAAGAAGGGTCCTCATGTGAGACTGCTCCCTGCAGTGCAGTGACCATGGACGGAAGGGGCTGAAGTTAGACTAGAAAACCCCTGGATGGGTTTCAGACCTCAGATCCATTGGGAGGACTTTCCTTTTACTGGCAAGTAGGTCTCAGAGGCCACCTTCCTCACTGAGTACCTTGGAGGAGGGCCCGGCATTCCCCACGTGCCCCCATGGCAGGGGCAGGAGCAGGGTGGAGCAACATGACAAAGGATGGTAAAAAACCATTCTGGGGGTCCCGTCCCTGCTCCCCAAACCACACTGGGCCTTACTCCCAAAGCCGGCATCCCAGTTCCGGTTGGCGTCCACCCCAACACAGAGGGAGCTCGACGTGACAGATCGAGTCTTGCGCCACAATCGATTCTGAGAGAGGAAAATGGTTAGCCACCCCATAGGGGTCACAATCAACACAGAGCTTGggtgtggacacagtaggggatcAGAAACCATTTACAACTGGTTTTCAGGGAGGAAGATCTGCAAAGGAGGCTCTTGGCTGAAGGAAAATGGAGGAGATGATAGGTGGCACTTGGCAGAGGGTTCTActggtggaaagtgaagaaggCATGTGGCATTCCCCCAACCCCATACATAGCTGATTGGTCGCAAGTTGTCccatagaaataaaatagaagcagGAAATAATTTCTGGGGAGTATGTCTCCACTGGGGACAGTTCTGTCCCCCACAAGCTGGAGATGTTTTCAGTTGTCTCATCTGGGGGCTTGAGGAGGTCAGAATGCTGTTTACGCAGGACAGCTCCCGACACACCAAGAATTATCTGCCCAAACTGTCAAGAATGCCAAGGTCAAGAACCCCTAGTCAAGGAGAAAAGGTCTGTTTGTCCTTCCCTCAACTTCTAGGGGCTGAGATTAGAGGAGAGTAGCTTGTGGGGCTCAGAGGACAGAGGCTTGCCCCGCTTCCCCCAAGAACAGGAGAAGGGCTATACCTGGCTGTGGGTGAAGGCAAAACCATCAGGGTTGGTGACAATCTCCAAGAATATGTCCATGCTGTCAAGAATGGCGGTGAAACTCGGGTCCTGGCCATAGTCTTCTGTGAACTGGGATCAGGGGGAGGGCGGTGTTAGGGAGCAGAGGGGCAGAGCAGGCCAGGCCATGCATCTGCTGCACTGGACCAATGGATGCCTGCCCTTAGCCTCCCTCTGCTTCCAGATgggaggcaggggccagggcTCCTGTGGGCCGTGGATACCAATGCACCACCAGCTGAGAGCACCCTCACCTCCCCAGGCTCACCTTCTTTGCAAACCAGACCCCAGTGGCCTGGGTGATCCACTCCCTGGAATGGATGCCTAAGTCGATCCAGATGGCTGGACGGTTGCTTCCCCCAGTGCTGAACTGGATGAGAAGAACAGGAAATAGTTCAGCTGGGGCCCCATCTCGCCCCCCAGAAAGGGAGTGCACCCTAGGCTGTCTGGTCTCTGTACCCCAGGTTGAAGCTCCATCTGAGGGGCCATCACTCAGGTGGGAGACGGAGGTGGGTCTGGACAGGGATCCTGCAGAGCCTAGCTTCCTGCCCTCagctcaagtgaaagtgaaagctgctcagttgtgtccaactctttgcgaccccatggactgtagcttgccaggctcctcggtccatggaattctccaggccagtatactggagtgggtaaccatttccttttccagaggatcttcccgatccagggatcaaacccaggtctcccgcatcgcagggagattctttaccgtctgagccaccaaggaagcccaagaatactggagtgggtagcgtggGGCAAACATGACTTGGCCAGACTCCCGGGCCCCACCATGTTCCCAGGCCCACACATAGCTCTGTCGAAGGTCACGagcaaaacattttatttggacTACCCAACTCTGGGATACTTTGCACAATGTGCCACCTTACTGGGAACAGGGGAGTCACCTAAAAGTTTAAATTGTGTGTACAGGTGTGTGTACACCTGTGCTACACACGGAGTCTGTATAACTGTGTTTTCTGTCACCCTGGGCTTATGCACAGATGCGGGCATCCATTCTTGAGGAAGTGCCCACATACATGCACTGGCATGCACCCATTACCTTCAGCACGTAGATGGGACGGCCTTCATAGCTGCTGCCAATCTGGAGTTTGCTGACAAGCTGTGGGTGCTCGGCCACCAGCAGGTCCATGAAGTCATAGATCTGAAGGGGCAGAGGAGGGAAGGCTGCCTTCATGGCTTCCGAAGGGAGCCTGGATGCCTCGCTTAGCAGCTCCCTGAGCGAGCCTGCTGTGAGCCCTGAATGTGGAGCAGCTGCAACCCAGAGCCTCCAGGCAGCGTGGAGACAGGGCAGAGGCCACACACATCCAGGCTGGCCCTGATGTGATCTGCCAGTCTGACCAAGAGCTTGGTGCTTGTGGGGAGCAGTGCCCTCCCGGGGTCCCTTACCTCATCCAGGGTGTGGTAGGTGGCGTAGTTAAATGTGTTGGTGCTGCGGGCCCGGCTCTGGGAGGCGAACATCTGCTCCTGCTCCTCGTCTAGCAGGGATTGCACGTCCTCGATCATGATCCTGTATCTGATGCCATGGGCTTCCAGGAAGACTTTAacagcctggaggctggggaagggCACTCGGACGTcgatggggg from Bos mutus isolate GX-2022 chromosome 4, NWIPB_WYAK_1.1, whole genome shotgun sequence includes the following:
- the LOC102271372 gene encoding carboxypeptidase A1; the protein is MQGLLILSVLLGAALGKEDFVGHQVLRITAADEAEVQTVKELEDLEHLQLDFWRGPGQPGSPIDVRVPFPSLQAVKVFLEAHGIRYRIMIEDVQSLLDEEQEQMFASQSRARSTNTFNYATYHTLDEIYDFMDLLVAEHPQLVSKLQIGSSYEGRPIYVLKFSTGGSNRPAIWIDLGIHSREWITQATGVWFAKKFTEDYGQDPSFTAILDSMDIFLEIVTNPDGFAFTHSQNRLWRKTRSVTSSSLCVGVDANRNWDAGFGKAGASSSPCSETYHGKYANSEVEVKSIVDFVKDHGNFKAFLSIHSYSQLLLYPYGYTTQSIPDKTELNQVAKSAVEALKSLYGTSYKYGSIITTIYQASGGSIDWSYNQGIKYSFTFELRDTGRYGFLLPASQIIPTAQETWLGVLTIMEHTLNNLY